In Trifolium pratense cultivar HEN17-A07 linkage group LG7, ARS_RC_1.1, whole genome shotgun sequence, a genomic segment contains:
- the LOC123898330 gene encoding TRIO and F-actin-binding protein-like, giving the protein MAKMMVQILVPILLVFVLVLEVGATPPGIAKDHKQGYATCKIKKYKHCYNLVHVCPKFCPNECTVECASCKPICVGGTNPSPDYPTPSTPQNPSHSPDYPTPSHATPTPSTPHNSPSSSSSASSSSSSSSSSSSHTSPSTPKNPPPSSSSTPSSSSSSSSSSSSSASSSSSSSSPKSPSTPKNQPPPSSTPSSSSSNSSSSSSSSSSASSSSSSSSPQGPSTPQSPPTSSSTPSSSSSSSSSASSSSSSSSSATSNSSPGSPSTPNPPSSSSTPSSSSSSTSSSSSSSSSSSPHSPSTPQNPPKTSPSSSTPSGKGDSSSHKTARCWNKNYPKCYNMEHVCPNACPGSCEVDCNTCKPVCKCDKPGAVCQDPRFIGGDGITFYFHGKKNNNFCLVSDANLHINGHFIGRRNHNMKRDFTWVQSIAILFDNHQLFLGAKKTATWDDSVDRLALSFNGEPITLDESEGTKWESSDVSIVRESSTNNIIVEVEGKFRITAKVVPITEEDLRIHNYGITKDDCFAHLDLGFKFFSLSNEVSGVLGQTYKPDYVSRLNIGAKMPIMGGGKEYETSSLFSSDCSVARFVGNNKFDDDILMVEDLALPSLSCTSGIDGEGVVCRR; this is encoded by the exons ATGGCTAAAATGATGGTTCAAATTTTGGTGCCAATCTTGCTTGTGTTTGTGCTAGTGTTAGAGGTCGGGGCTACTCCTCCAGGAATTGCTAAAGATCATAAGCAAGGCTATGCAACTTGCAAGATAAAGAAGTACAAACATTGCTATAATTTGGTGCATGTGTGTCCAAAGTTTTGTCCTAATGAATGTACTGTGGAGTGTGCTTCTTGCAAACCTATTTGTGTTGGTGGGACAAACCCTTCACCTGATTATCCTACCCCTTCTACACCTCAAAATCCATCACACTCACCTGATTACCCTACCCCCTCACACGCGACTCCTACTCCTTCTACACCACATAACTCAccctcatcttcttcttctgcttCCTCATCCTCTTCctcgtcttcttcttcttcatcacaTACAAGCCCTTCTACACCAAAGAATCCACCACCTTCATCGTCTAGTACACCATCTTCTTCCTCGTCCTCttcatcatcgtcatcatcttcagcatcatcatcttcttcctcatcaTCACCGAAAAGTCCTTCTACACCAAAAAACCAACCACCTCCATCCTCTACAccgtcttcttcttcatctaattcctcttcctcttcatcGTCTTCATCTTCtgcttcttcttcctcttcctcttcatcTCCTCAAGGCCCTTCTACACCACAAAGCCCACCAACTTCATCATCTAcaccatcttcttcttcctcttcatcttcttctgcttcttcttcctcttcctcttcctcttccgCTACTTCCAATTCATCACCCGGTAGCCCTTCAACACCAAACCCACCATCTTCATCCTCTACACCTTCCTCTTCATCTTCCTCcacttcctcctcctcctcctcgtcTTCATCATCATCGCCTCATAGCCCTTCTACACCCCAGAATCCTCCAAAAACATCTCCTTCATCTTCAACTCCTTCAGGAAAAGGCGATTCTTCCTCACACAAAACGGCTAGATGTTGGAACAAAAACTATCCCAAATGTTACAATATGGAACATGTTTGTCCTAATGCCTGTCCCGGCAGCTGTGAGGTTGATTGCAACACATGTAAACCAGTTTGCA AGTGTGACAAACCAGGAGCTGTTTGTCAAGACCCTCGATTCATTGGTGGTGATGGAATCACTTTTTACTTCCATGGcaagaaaaacaacaacttcTGCCTTGTATCTGATGCCAACCTCCACATAAACGGTCACTTCATAGGTAGAAGGAACCATAACATGAAGAGAGACTTCACATGGGTCCAATCCATAGCTATTCTCTTTGACAATCACCAACTCTTCCTTGGTGCAAAGAAAACAGCCACATGGGATGACTCTGTGGACCGCCTTGCTCTCTCCTTTAATGGCGAACCCATTACCCTTGACGAATCAGAAGGTACGAAATGGGAATCGTCCGATGTGTCCATTGTTAGGGAATCCTCCACAAACAACATCATTGTAGAAGTTGAAGGAAAATTTAGAATTACAGCCAAGGTTGTCCCTATAACCGAAGAAGACTTGAGGATTCATAATTATGGTATCACCAAAGATGATTGTTTTGCTCACCTTGATTTAGGCTTCAAATTCTTTTCTTTGAGCAATGAAGTGAGTGGTGTGTTGGGTCAAACCTATAAACCTGATTATGTGAGCCGTTTGAACATTGGAGCAAAAATGCCTATAATGGGAGGTGGAAAAGAGTATGAAACATCAAGCTTGTTCTCCTCAGATTGTTCTGTAGCACGTTTCGTCGGCAATAACAAATTCGACGATGATATTCTAATGGTAGAGGATTTAGCTCTCCCTAGCTTGAGTTGCACAAGTGGAATTGATGGAGAAGGAGTTGTTTGCCGGAGATGA